In Desulfofundulus kuznetsovii DSM 6115, the following are encoded in one genomic region:
- a CDS encoding AbrB/MazE/SpoVT family DNA-binding domain-containing protein, with translation MTATVRLGRRGQMVLPAEVRRALAVKEGDELLIAVWPGGKVTMIRKPRSFAEALAGLYGHLWKGIDPLIYQKTERETWER, from the coding sequence ATGACAGCTACTGTGCGACTGGGACGAAGGGGGCAGATGGTTTTGCCCGCTGAAGTCAGGCGGGCCTTAGCGGTTAAAGAGGGAGATGAACTGCTGATCGCTGTCTGGCCGGGCGGCAAAGTAACCATGATCCGCAAGCCCCGAAGTTTTGCGGAAGCCCTGGCCGGCCTGTACGGACATTTATGGAAAGGAATAGACCCGCTTATTTACCAGAAGACGGAGCGAGAAACATGGGAGAGATAG
- a CDS encoding type II toxin-antitoxin system VapC family toxin, which produces MGEIAKTLVNFELVAIDTNIFIYYLQKEEFPAYHTVLAAIFHALEKGDFQGVSSVLMLTELLTLPQKLGEEHVAQHYYLLLKNFPNLKLLPVTEKVALRAAGIRGKWGLKTPDALHIATAIEAGAKAFLTNDRSIGKGFPGLQIIYLSDFLPSHN; this is translated from the coding sequence ATGGGAGAGATAGCAAAAACGCTCGTCAATTTTGAATTGGTCGCTATAGATACAAATATTTTCATCTATTATCTCCAGAAAGAGGAGTTCCCCGCCTACCATACGGTTCTTGCGGCTATCTTTCATGCCCTGGAAAAAGGCGATTTTCAAGGTGTTTCCAGTGTGCTGATGCTTACCGAACTGCTAACCCTCCCCCAAAAGCTGGGCGAAGAACACGTCGCGCAGCATTATTATCTGCTATTGAAAAATTTTCCTAATTTGAAACTTTTGCCGGTAACAGAAAAGGTCGCCCTCCGGGCCGCCGGGATCCGCGGTAAATGGGGTCTAAAGACACCGGACGCCCTGCACATAGCGACGGCCATCGAAGCAGGCGCAAAGGCCTTTCTTACTAACGACCGCTCCATTGGCAAAGGGTTCCCGGGGTTACAAATAATCTACCTTTCAGATTTTTTACCGTCACACAACTAA